Genomic DNA from Fibrobacter succinogenes:
ACAGTTCAAGTCTGTCCGACCGCATGAAGAAGTCCGTTCTCGAAAGAGAGCGGATTTTTGTTTTGGTTGTTGATCATTGGTCAATGGTCTTTGGTTGTTGGTTAAGACGTTAAATATACCCGCGGATTAATTTTATACAAATTAAATAAATAGTTTTTAAAACCAAATCATGACAAGTATAGACGATCATTTGCGGTAAGGGTTGCTAAATTTTAATTGGAATTACATCAAGGATTTTTATGCAGAACACACTCGTTTCTCCTGTTGGTATTTTAGGCTTTGGCGTCGAAGGCCAGAGCACGTTGCGTTACCTTTTCCGCGAAGGCGTCAAGGATATCGTCGTGATGGACAAGAACCCGGTGAACTTGCCGGAAGTCCCTGCTGGTGTGAATGTCAAGGTCAGCAGCGGCGAGAACTATCTGGACGGACTGAAGGACTGCGTGACGGTCGTGCGTTCGGCAGGCGTTTACCCGATGAGCAAGGAGCTGTTCCACTTCCAGATGAACGGCGGCCTCATGACAAGCCAGATTCAGTTATTTTTAGAACAAACTCGTTCTGCAAAAGTGGTCGGCGTAACGGGCACACTCGGGAAGGGTTCCACAGTGAGCATGATAAGCCACATTTTGGACAAGTGCGGTAAGACAAACGCTATTGGCGGAAACTTTGGCGTGCCGGCATTGGACTTGCTCGAAGACGAGACTCCCGAGCGCATAAGCATCTTGGAACTTTCGAGTTTCCAACTCATGACGTTGTCTGTATCGCCGGATGTGGGCGTAGTATTGCGCGTTTCGACAGAGCACTTGGATTGGCATAAGAGCGTTGAAGAATACCGTGACGCAAAGGCAAATTTGGTTCGTTGGCAAAAGCGCGATGGTGCTTGCGTTTATCTGAAAGACGCGAAACCGACCGCAAAAATTGCTGCAGAAAGCCCGGCCAAGACAAAGTATGCCGTAAGCCTCGCAGACGGTCCTAGTGCTGGTGATGGTGATGCCGTGATTGACGGAGCAACACTTACAATTGACGGTGTAACTTTGTACCTCTCGGACTGCAAAGTACGCGGCATTTACCAGCTCGAAAACATGGCCGCAGCAACACTCGCCTGCAAAGCTTTGGGAATTGGCGTTGCCGAAGCATTCGAAGCACTCAAGAGCTACGAAACGCTCCCCTTCCGCATGGAATTCAAGGGCGAAAAGAACGGCATTGAATTTTACAACGACAGCTACGCCACACGCCCAGATGCAACGATTGCGGCAACCGGCAGCATGAAGCGTCCGTTTGCCTTGATTCTCGGCGGTTCTGAAAAGAACGCGGACTTCACGGAGCTTTCAGAGATTCTCGTAAAGCATCGCCCGAACTTGAAGCGCGTGGCACTGATCGGAGCAACCGCTGAACGCATGCTCGCTGACTTGAAAAAGGCAGGCGTGGACGAAGCAGGAATCAAGACTGCCATCTTCCCCACACTCGAAGAAGCTTTTGCAGACAGTTTGAACATCGGCGAAGGCGGAACGGTCATCATGAGCCCCGCATGCGCGAGCTTTGGACTGTTCAAGAACTACAAAGTCCGCGGACAGGTGTTTGACAAGCTAGTTGAAGGGGTATAAGGCAAAGCCCTCGCGCAAAAAAAATTGATAAAAATGCGCGATGTCCCCTTTACAAGCGGAAGGTTTTATACTAAATTTGTTGCCGTTCCGCTAAGGACCACGCGGTCGTGGTGGAATTGGTAGACACGCTAGCTTGAGGTGCTAGTGGGAGCAATCTCATGACAGTTCAAGTCTGTCCGACCGCAGAAAAAGACTCAGTGAAAACTGAGTCTTTTTTGTTTCTCGCATGGAATCAAGCATAAAATCCACTCTATAAAAAAGGAACCCCGATAATTTCCCGAGGTTCCTTGGTATGATTTACGAAATGCCGATTACTTTACGACAACAAAACCCTTCTCGAAAGCGCCTTCGCCTAAGCGAATTCTATTTTCGCCTTTAGACAAACGCACCGTCTTTGAAGTAAGAACCTTGCCAAGCGCGTCAGTCACGACAAACTTGCGCACGCAATTCCGATCGGAGACCACCGTGAAATTGCCGAAACCTTCATCCCGGATGACGAATCCACGGGAGAAATTAGCCCTGCGAGCAGGAATCAAGCCCGAAGGCGTTTCACTATAAGGCAAGAGTTCCAGCTTGGTCACCGCCCCATCTTTATTGGCAAGGCCGGAATTAAAGGAATAAAGGGTATCCGCAGTACCGTCTGCCTTGTTGAACGCAATATAGTCTATGGCGACAGAGCCCTTGAAATACTGAAGGTAAGACTGAATACCAATGAAGACAATCTTCTTGGGATTGTAACTGATAAGCGCCGTTGCCGAATCCGCGATGTTTTGGGATAGCGGAACTTTATATTCATGCCATTTGCCCCAAACTGGGTCCTTGCCCCCCAGGATAGAGAATTCTCGCCACTGCCATTCCGCCTTTTCATCGGAGGACATCGTAACGACATTGAATCCGGTGTAGCCGTACTTGCCATCGCTAGACGTTGTCCCCGAAATGTTCGCCTTAATGGTAATGGATGTGTATGGAGTAATATCGGACTTGACGACATCAAAACTGATTTGTCCGTACGTAGAAGAGTCCCCCTTGGCAGCCTCGGTCGCAAAGTAGTCGTAAGTAGCCACAAGCATTTTATTGGTCTCGGCGCCCTTGGTAAGCTCCGGAAGGCCATAAGCGGTGCGGATGGCGTTCATCACTGGGTAATCAAAGACCGTATAGTCCGCCGTAGAAATCGTCGTCATGGTACCCGGTCCCGTTCCACCGGTTTCCCAGGTGATGGGAATCATTCCGCGATCTTTGGCGGCCTTCGCTACATATCCGTAGAACTGGGCGCGCCCCTTGATGTGCAGTTCCAAATCGGCCCCGGAGAGAATATTAGAACGGCTCATCGCCCCAAATTCACCGATAACCACAGGGATACCCTTGGAGGTGAACTTTTCCTTCATCTTGTCGAAGTTTTCATCTACGAATTCCTTGCCGCACCACGTAGCATTGCGTTCCGGATCTGTCGTGGAAAGGTAGTCACCCCAATAGTAGCTCGCCTTGCCCCAATCAGCATCCCCATCCATCAAAGTAAAAGTGTAAGGATAGAAATGGACTTCAGCCATCAAACGGTCCGAAATTTTATCGGTCGGCATCACCATCTTGCTGTACGCGAGATCAAAGGATGTACTCGCCGCCTGGATAATCAAGGAACGACTAGCGTTGTTTCCGCCCGTCTCGCGAACGGCATCCACAAATGTCTGATGGTAAAGAAGAAGAGTCTGATGGGCTTCGTCGCCCGCCTGATCGTTTACGTCAGGTTCGTTCGCGCTTGCAAAAAGGAGATGCTCGTCGTATTCCTTAAAGGCTGTCGCGATTTGCGTCCAAAAGGCTTTCTGACGGGCGTTCACACGATCCTTGGTGGCGGCATCCACTTTATCGATATGCTTTTCGAGCCAGCCAAAATCCCAGTGAATGTTGATGATGGTATAGAGTCCAGCATTGACGCAAAGATCCACAACCGTTTTCACGGAATCCATCCAACTTTGGTGAATAACGTTGTTCACAGTGTCGGCATGGGCATACCAAGAAACTGGAATGCGGACTGTGGAATAGCCAGCATTTTTGATGGCCGTGATAAATTCCTTGTTCGGGTACTTGCCACCCCACGCTTCAGGACCGGCCGATGTGATAACACCTGTATCCGTGTTGCCGGAGATGGCCTCCATGGTGTTTCCGATATTGATGCCAAAGCCCATTTTGGCGGCAAGGTCCTTGGCGGTGGGAAGTTCCGCAAAAGCGGATTCGCCTAGAAAAAAAAGGGGAAGAAGAAAACTTCTTATATTCATCCGATACTCCATTTTGATACAATCAATACGCTTATTCGCGTATATCGAAAACAAATATACTTTTTTGAAAAATTTTAGCTATAATTATTTAATTTGACATATTGACAATTTATCCATCAAGATTTAAGACACTTTTAATTTTTTTCAAAGACAGGGCAAAACGAAAATAAAAGACCGAGGTGACACCCTCGGAAAAAAAATTTCAATTATTTTTGAATTTGAGTTTCCAAAATCAAAAAAAATTACTATCTTTGCAACCGTTCCGCTAAGGACTACGCGGTCGTGGTGGAATTGGTAGACACGCTAGCTTGAGGTGCTAGTGGGAGCAATCTCATGACAGTTCAAGTCTGTCCGACCGCAGAAAAGAATCCAACCTTAAAGGCTGGATTCTTTTTTTGTTTCGTCCACAATTACTTTGCTGCGTTTACCATCATTTTCTTGGAACCATCGACCTGCTTGAGCATATAGACGCCTTTGCCGAAGCGCGCAGCCTTGAGAGCCTGGACAGCGTTCATGCCGGAAAGATTCACAGAGCCCACCCGATTTCCACGAAGATTGAAAACATTGTAAACTTTACTTTCAACATTCAAATGAAAACCAATTCCAGCATTGACAATGCGATTGGTTTCTCCACCAATAGGCATATCGTCCTTGGCATCTCTCCCTTCAACGAAATTGATGTAATCGATATCCATCCAGTCTGCTGTAGCGGTAAAGCGAAGAATATGTTCACCAGCCTTGAGGCTTACGTTTGCAGCAACCTTGCTGTAATCGTCAAAATTCTGTTCTTCATTTTCATCCTTTCTTGCAGCGGGAACGGCAACATCTTCAGTGATGTCCTCGCCGTCCACAGAGAGATTGAAGCTAGAGCCACCATCAGAAGCAACAGCCGCAAACATAGTGTAGTCGCCATCCTTAGCCACGTTTACCGTATATTCCAACCAATCGTCCTTCTGAATGTAACCTACAACAATACGGCCATCGGATTTCAGGTAAAGATCAACGGACGGAGCATCCTCCTTGCGATAATCGGATTCACCATTGTTTAAGGAGTCGTTATCATAGAAGGAATCGTTACCTTCGCCATAACCAGGAACATCGAAATTTTCCATCTGAATGACACCCGGAATAGTCCAGGCTTTGCCGCCAAAAGGCTTCTGAGGTTCAGGTTCACGCTTGGTGCCCTGGAATTCCCATTCTAGAAGACCCATGGTGGAATCTTTCGAGCCCTTGAACACAAAAAAAACCTGACCTACAACACCGGAGAGTCCGGTCATGACGCAATCATTGTCCTTGTAATCGTTCCATCCACTAGTCTTTGCGAGTTCGCAGGAACCCGCCAGAGTCCCCGAGGCACTGTCCGTATGGATTTCCACCTTGTTGTCTTCGCCCACGTTCGATGCCTTGATGCGAAGATTCTCGGCACCCTTACCAAAATCCACGCCGCTCACACGAATCCAGGATTCCTTGGAAGCCAGTGGAGTCAGCACGTGTACAACGGGCTTGCCCTTTGTCCAGTCGGTACGGCTGCGAATGTTCAGCTGTTTGGAACTCGTTGTAGCTTTGTATGTCCTGTACGGGTCGAAGTTCTTGATTTGCTTAGGCCCCTCATTCGTGAACACAAGTTCATTCATCTTGTCGCCATTCCAGGTGAGTTCATCGATTGCCACGCTTCTGTGGTTTTCGTAGTTCGGATTCACGGAACAGACGCCCTGTCGCGTACAAGAAGTCGGATGATTATCAGAAGTCACTAGGCGGCGGTCATGATAAACGGCATACCACTTGCCTTTGAACAAAGCGAAGCCTTGGTGATTGTTGCCACCCACGCCATGAGCGCCTGGCACAGCAGCGACGCCCGGAATCACGGTACCCACATAATCATAGGGTCCCATGATATCTTTTGACATACCATAATCAATCACATAGCCATTGTTGTTGAAACTTAAGTAATAGTAGTCGCCCTTCTTGTGCAGATAAGGAGCCTCAAGAGAATTGGGTAGAGAAATTCTTTTCAAGGAGTTTTTATCTATGATAATCTTGTCATCAACTTCATTAAACTTGATGATATCGAAGTTGTTGCCAGTTGGTCGCTGCCCAGTTCCACCACCGCCGAAAATCACATAGCCCGTACCGTCGTCATCAAAGAAAATCCCCGGGTCAAAGCAATTCCCGATGCCGTCGCAACCACCAATCACGCTCTCCCCCCAGTTAGCAGCGATATAGTGAACTCCGTGAGATTCCTGAATCGGGTCCGTATAGGGTCCATCGATAGCAGAAGCCGTAATCATGCCCACGCCACTCGCGCCATCGGGATATACTATATAAATCTTGCCATTCTTGACAGCAATGCCCGAAGCCCACGTATTGCTAGGATAATCGCCGAATTCGCGCTTACTTTTGAAAATCATGCCATGGTCAGTCCAATTTTTCATGTCCTCGGAAGTGAACGCCGAAAGACCGGTGATGTCGTAAGTCAAAGTTGTCTGGGTATTATTGTCATCGACATCGGTCAAAATGTAGA
This window encodes:
- the murD gene encoding UDP-N-acetylmuramoyl-L-alanine--D-glutamate ligase, whose amino-acid sequence is MQNTLVSPVGILGFGVEGQSTLRYLFREGVKDIVVMDKNPVNLPEVPAGVNVKVSSGENYLDGLKDCVTVVRSAGVYPMSKELFHFQMNGGLMTSQIQLFLEQTRSAKVVGVTGTLGKGSTVSMISHILDKCGKTNAIGGNFGVPALDLLEDETPERISILELSSFQLMTLSVSPDVGVVLRVSTEHLDWHKSVEEYRDAKANLVRWQKRDGACVYLKDAKPTAKIAAESPAKTKYAVSLADGPSAGDGDAVIDGATLTIDGVTLYLSDCKVRGIYQLENMAAATLACKALGIGVAEAFEALKSYETLPFRMEFKGEKNGIEFYNDSYATRPDATIAATGSMKRPFALILGGSEKNADFTELSEILVKHRPNLKRVALIGATAERMLADLKKAGVDEAGIKTAIFPTLEEAFADSLNIGEGGTVIMSPACASFGLFKNYKVRGQVFDKLVEGV
- a CDS encoding glycoside hydrolase family 5 protein — protein: MNIRSFLLPLFFLGESAFAELPTAKDLAAKMGFGINIGNTMEAISGNTDTGVITSAGPEAWGGKYPNKEFITAIKNAGYSTVRIPVSWYAHADTVNNVIHQSWMDSVKTVVDLCVNAGLYTIINIHWDFGWLEKHIDKVDAATKDRVNARQKAFWTQIATAFKEYDEHLLFASANEPDVNDQAGDEAHQTLLLYHQTFVDAVRETGGNNASRSLIIQAASTSFDLAYSKMVMPTDKISDRLMAEVHFYPYTFTLMDGDADWGKASYYWGDYLSTTDPERNATWCGKEFVDENFDKMKEKFTSKGIPVVIGEFGAMSRSNILSGADLELHIKGRAQFYGYVAKAAKDRGMIPITWETGGTGPGTMTTISTADYTVFDYPVMNAIRTAYGLPELTKGAETNKMLVATYDYFATEAAKGDSSTYGQISFDVVKSDITPYTSITIKANISGTTSSDGKYGYTGFNVVTMSSDEKAEWQWREFSILGGKDPVWGKWHEYKVPLSQNIADSATALISYNPKKIVFIGIQSYLQYFKGSVAIDYIAFNKADGTADTLYSFNSGLANKDGAVTKLELLPYSETPSGLIPARRANFSRGFVIRDEGFGNFTVVSDRNCVRKFVVTDALGKVLTSKTVRLSKGENRIRLGEGAFEKGFVVVK
- a CDS encoding family 43 glycosylhydrolase, coding for MNTIEKVSMTCVVAGFCSFGLADNPISTYHYLADPSCAADGDTFYILTDVDDNNTQTTLTYDITGLSAFTSEDMKNWTDHGMIFKSKREFGDYPSNTWASGIAVKNGKIYIVYPDGASGVGMITASAIDGPYTDPIQESHGVHYIAANWGESVIGGCDGIGNCFDPGIFFDDDGTGYVIFGGGGTGQRPTGNNFDIIKFNEVDDKIIIDKNSLKRISLPNSLEAPYLHKKGDYYYLSFNNNGYVIDYGMSKDIMGPYDYVGTVIPGVAAVPGAHGVGGNNHQGFALFKGKWYAVYHDRRLVTSDNHPTSCTRQGVCSVNPNYENHRSVAIDELTWNGDKMNELVFTNEGPKQIKNFDPYRTYKATTSSKQLNIRSRTDWTKGKPVVHVLTPLASKESWIRVSGVDFGKGAENLRIKASNVGEDNKVEIHTDSASGTLAGSCELAKTSGWNDYKDNDCVMTGLSGVVGQVFFVFKGSKDSTMGLLEWEFQGTKREPEPQKPFGGKAWTIPGVIQMENFDVPGYGEGNDSFYDNDSLNNGESDYRKEDAPSVDLYLKSDGRIVVGYIQKDDWLEYTVNVAKDGDYTMFAAVASDGGSSFNLSVDGEDITEDVAVPAARKDENEEQNFDDYSKVAANVSLKAGEHILRFTATADWMDIDYINFVEGRDAKDDMPIGGETNRIVNAGIGFHLNVESKVYNVFNLRGNRVGSVNLSGMNAVQALKAARFGKGVYMLKQVDGSKKMMVNAAK